In one window of Syngnathus scovelli strain Florida chromosome 20, RoL_Ssco_1.2, whole genome shotgun sequence DNA:
- the armt1 gene encoding damage-control phosphatase ARMT1: MASDQTGDVVPPSLSAKVVGSFAYLTVRDRLPTILTKVIDTLHRNRNIFFEEYGEEGIQAEKQAISLLSKLRNELQTDKPILALTDGLEDADPWNRYLQRQWQHGNQELVSWFKSPWLYVECYMYRRIREALWLNPPISGYDVFKEGKTQSFFESQQAIVALCTFFEGFIKNLGDIPENQLQEYFNKLLQICLWGNKCDLSISAGMDNSQKTSPIDSLATLQKFILVDDSDVMWSRLISACQQRHSGKRSSVRVDFVLDNAGFELVTDLVLADFLVSSGLAQEVRFHGKSFAWFVSDVTAEDFHWTIRQSMAANHRWTSQRGVQWQQYVKEGMWSYHDHPFWTQPNEFCDMAADAPDLYATLQSADLVLFKGDLNYRKLAGDRDWDHTVAFERALRGFGPAPLCSLRTLKANIQVGLQPGQGSKLSSQDPDWMTCGKYAVIQFHSPNSDQQD; encoded by the exons ATGGCGTCCGACCAGACCGGCGATGTAGTTCCTCCTTCTCTCTCAGCTAAAGTAGTTGG GTCGTTTGCTTACTTGACAGTGAGAGACAGATTGCCCACCATCCTCACCAAAGTGATAGACACACTCCATCGCaacagaaacattttttttgaagaATATGGGGAG GAGGGAATCCAAGCAGAGAAGCAAGCCATTTCTCTGCTGTCCAAGTTGAGGAACGAGTTGCAGACAGACAAACCCATACTCGCCCTGACGGACGGCCTGGAGGACGCGGACCCTTGGAACCGGTACCTGCAGAGACAGTGGCAGCATGGCAATCAGGAACTGGTTAGCTGGTTTAAGTCCCCATGGCTGTATGTGGAGTGCTACATGTACCGCAGGATACGGGAGGCCCTCTGGCTCAA CCCTCCCATCAGTGGCTACGATGTCTTCAAGGAGGGGAAGACTCAGAGCTTCTTTGAGTCTCAGCAGGCTATCGTGGCTTTGTGCACATTCTTTGAGGGCTTCATCAAAAACTTGGGAGACATCCCCGAAAATCAGCTTCAGGAGTATTTCAACAAACTGCTACAG ATTTGTCTTTGGGGGAACAAATGTGATCTGTCAATCTCTGCTGGGATGGACAATTCTCAGAAGACAAGTCCCATCGACTCTCTAGCTACCCTGCAGAAGTTCATCTTAGTAGATGACTCAGACGTGATGTGGTCGAGGCTCATTTCTGCATGCCAACAAAGACACTCTGGGAAAAGGAGCTCAGTTCGAGTGGACTTTGTTCTGGACAACGCTGGCTTTGAGTTGGTCACTGACTTGGTCTTGGCTGATTTCCTGGTGTCCTCCGGTCTGGCCCAGGAGGTTCGCTTCCATGGCAAATCCTTCGCGTGGTTCGTCTCTGATGTGACGGCCGAGGACTTTCATTGGACCATCCGGCAAAGCATGGCGGCCAATCACAGGTGGACGTCTCAAAGAGGAGTGCAATGGCAGCAATATGTGAAGGAGGGAATGTGGTCCTATCACGACCATCCCTTCTGGACACAGCCCAACGAGTTCTGCGACATGGCAGCCGATGCTCCGGACCTGTACGCGACTCTACAGTCAGCAGACTTGGTGCTGTTTAAAGGCGATCTCAACTACAGGAAGCTGGCGGGAGATCGCGACTGGGACCACACAGTGGCCTTTGAGCGTGCGCTGAGGGGATTTGGACCAGCACCGCTGTGCAGTTTGAGGACTCTTAAGGCCAACATTCAAGTGGGTCTGCAGCCAGGTCAGGGGAGCAAGCTGAGCTCTCAGGACCCAGACTGGATGACATGCGGAAAGTACGCCGTCATTCAGTTCCACAGCCCAAACTCGGATCAGCAAGACTGA
- the zbtb2b gene encoding zinc finger and BTB domain-containing protein 2b has translation MELANHGLILLQQLNAQREFGFLCDCTVAIGDVFFKAHKAVLAAFSNYFRMLFIHQDSDCVRLKATDIQPDIFSYLLNLMYTGKLAPQLIDPTRLEQGVRFLHAYPLLQEASQSVYVHPEQSINLSTSLYGIQIADQKAALSAHLPLSSPVDMETLGSEAQYPSVAASKPAASPPEAEASTSGVQPNAEEAESPSADGGANANAILHVKPSIMKRSSSFRKHYSCHMCRSRFNQRSLLREHLLQHAQVVENALSPVTVAEQSAPEAEGYLKASRVAASEIISDSEQMPASGNNSDSPRAEVSACGWSAGGLNSQADTPPPSDIADIDNLENGDLDRELKRRKYECCTCGRKFIQKSHWREHMYIHTGKPFKCSACGKSFCRANQAARHVCLNQSADAYTLVDRQSMELCAAGDDSSQMEAMFLATSKPYKCNICATTFSSPNEVIKHLCFTQGSLAGLPGAAAALMLPHDEISKDDGSDLSNSGTPLEAIKAEDVLVE, from the exons ATGGAGTTGGCCAACCACGGTCTTATCCTGCTGCAGCAGCTCAATGCTCAGCGAGAGTTCGGCTTCCTGTGTGACTGCACGGTGGCTATCGGGGATGTGTTCTTTAAGGCCCACAAGGCCGTGCTAGCCGCTTTCTCCAACTACTTTAGGATGCTCTTCATCCACCAGGACAG TGACTGCGTGCGCCTGAAGGCGACGGACATCCAGCCTGATATCTTCAGCTACCTGCTCAACCTGATGTACACTGGCAAACTGGCCCCCCAGCTCATAGACCCCACGCGTCTAGAGCAGGGCGTTCGCTTCCTGCACGCCTACCCTCTCTTGCAAGAGGCCAGCCAGTCGGTATACGTGCACCCCGAGCAGAGCATCAACCTCTCCACCTCCCTCTACGGCATCCAGATCGCCGACCAGAAGGCGGCGCTGTCGGCACACTTGCCGCTCTCCTCACCCGTCGACATGGAAACGCTAGGCTCCGAGGCCCAGTACCCATCGGTGGCGGCGTCAAAGCCGGCCGCTTCCCCTCCGGAAGCGGAGGCGTCCACCAGCGGCGTCCAACCCAACGCTGAGGAGGCGGAGTCGCCGAGCGCAGACGGGGGCGCCAACGCCAATGCCATCCTGCACGTGAAGCCGAGCATCATGAAGAGGAGCTCGTCCTTCCGGAAGCACTACTCCTGTCACATGTGTCGGAGTCGCTTCAACCAGAGGAGCCTGTTGAGGGAGCACCTCCTTCAGCACGCCCAGGTGGTGGAGAATGCCCTCTCCCCGGTAACGGTCGCTGAGCAGAGCGCGCCGGAGGCCGAGGGCTACCTGAAGGCAAGCCGAGTCGCCGCCTCAGAAATCATCAGCGACAGCGAGCAGATGCCTGCCTCTGGCAACAACTCGGACTCGCCCCGCGCCGAGGTATCCGCCTGTGGGTGGAGCGCGGGCGGCCTCAACTCCCAAGCGGACACGCCGCCCCCCTCGGACATCGCTGACATTGACAACCTAGAGAACGGCGACCTGGACCGTGAGCTGAAGCGGCGGAAATACGAGTGCTGCACGTGCGGCCGCAAGTTCATCCAGAAGAGCCACTGGCGCGAGCACATGTACATCCACACGGGCAAGCCTTTCAAGTGCAGCGCCTGCGGCAAGAGCTTCTGCCGCGCCAACCAAGCGGCCCGCCACGTGTGCCTCAACCAGAGCGCTGACGCCTACACGCTGGTGGACCGCCAGAGCATGGAGCTGTGCGCGGCCGGCGACGACAGCAGCCAAATGGAGGCCATGTTTTTGGCCACGTCCAAGCCATACAAGTGTAACATTTGCGCCACCACCTTCTCCAGCCCCAATGAGGTCATCAAGCACCTTTGCTTCACGCAGGGCAGCCTGGCGGGGCTTCCGGGCGCTGCCGCCGCCCTGATGCTCCCGCACGACGAGATCTCCAAAGACGACGGCTCGGATCTGTCCAACTCGGGCACGCCGCTCGAGGCCATCAAGGCCGAGGACGTCCTGGTGGAGTAG
- the prpf39 gene encoding pre-mRNA-processing factor 39 isoform X2, producing MEATGLQHQEEPITGMLESETHAMPSNGEAYPPALNQTADWTMEQAAPEPSIDSVSGAGDHANPPLPPPPPPPPELGLVEKGVDQIQVANAPLYPDEQPPPPPLPPQPPEQPPESLEAQPHTQEVTNQDGTEVSQAADDGMELEDATKDVAQEASAAQETAAQDAAQEAAAQEAAYHREPELPSEFEKLLKGCEDNPEDFNGWVYLLQYVEQENILQAVRKAFDVFLLRYPYCYGYWKKYADIEKKHGHIHVAEEVYRRGLQAIPLSVDLWLHYMTYIKENSDTRDPETEGRIRAAYEHAVLAAGTDFRSDRLWESFIIWETEQGKLSNVTAIYDRVLGIPTQLYSQHLQKFKEHVQNNNPKHFLSEEEFVKFRLELSKANLTSMAREDGDTTAPQEQLPPGTEDLPDPAKRVTEIENMRHKAIEARQEVFNLNEHEVSKRWAFEEGIKRPYFHVKALEKTQLNNWREYLDFEMENGTPERVVVLFERCLIACALYEEFWIKYAKYLEAFSTDGVRHVYRKACTVHLPRKPAIHLLWAGFEEQQGNVEGASNILKNLEMVVPTLAMVRLRRVSLERRRGKLDEAEALLKEAVETSKTASETSFYAVKLARQFLKVQKSLSKARKVLLDAIERDQACPRLYLNLLELEYSGDVTQNQAEILDCFDRALKSPMEIESRLLFAQRKVEFLEDFGNDIHALVAAYEEHQNLQKEVDLSKRSPENGYDSSQEPDAKRQRMDDASMAAVGTDMQANSAYNYNNWYQQQYGAWGQNSWGQYNQYAQYNQYYPPPST from the exons ATGGAAGCTACCG GCCTTCAACACCAAGAAGAGCCCATCACTGGAATGCTGGAATCAGAGACACATGCCATGCCGAGTAATGGAGAAGCATACCCTCCTGCTCTAAACCAAACCGCCGACTGGACCATGGAGCAAGCCGCTCCAGAGCCTAGCATAGATTCTGTTTCTGGGGCAGGAGACCACGCCAACCCGccattgccgccgccgccgcctcctcctccagaGCTGGGCCTTGTGGAGAAAGGTGTGGACCAGATTCAGGTCGCCAATGCGCCATTGTATCCAGATGAGCAACCACCCCCGCCGCCGCTTCCCCCGCAGCCCCCGGAACAGCCGCCGGAATCCCTGGAGGCTCAGCCGCACACCCAAGAAGTGACCAATCAAG ATGGCACTGAGGTGTCGCAAGCTGCTGATGATGGAATGGAGCTTGAGGATGCCACCAAAGATGTTGCTCAAGAAGCCTCCGCCGCCCAGGAAACAGCTGCCCAAGACGCTGCCCAGGAAGCCGCCGCCCAGGAAGCTGCCTATCATAGGGAGCCAGAGCTCCCCAGCGAGTTTGAAAAACTTCTGAAAGGATGTGAAGATAACCCAGAGGACTTCAATGGCTGGGTCTACCTGCTGCAGTATGTCGAGCAAGAG AATATCCTCCAAGCGGTGAGAAAAGCATTTGACGTTTTCCTCCTGCGCTATCCATACTGCTACGGGTACTGGAAGAAGTACGCCGACATAGAGAAAAAGCATGGCCACATACACGTGGCAGAGGAGGTGTACCGGCGAGGCTTGCAGGCCATCCCGCTCAGTGTGGACCTTTGGCTGCACTACATGACCTACATTAAGGAGAACTCTGACACGAGAGACCCAGAGACAGAGGGACGCATTCGAGC GGCTTACGAACATGCCGTGCTGGCGGCCGGTACAGACTTCCGCTCTGATCGCCTTTGGGAATCCTTCATCATCTGGGAGACGGAACAGGGAAAGCTTTCAAACGTCACTGCCATCTACGATCGCGTCCTGGGCATCCCCACGCAGCTCTACTCTCAGCACTTACAAAA GTTTAAAGAGCATGTGCAGAACAACAACCCCAAACATTTCCTGTCCGAGGAGGAGTTTGTCAAGTTCAGACTGGAGCTATCCAAAGCCAATCTGACCTCCATGGCGCGTGAAGACGGCGATACGACCGCACCCCAGGAGCAGCTGCCGCCCGGCACAGAGGATCTCCCTGATCCCGCCAAG AGAGTCACTGAGATCGAGAACATGCGCCACAAAGCCATCGAGGCCCGGCAGGAAGTGTTCAACCTCAACGAGCATGAAGTCAGCAAGCGCTGGGCCTTTGAGGAAGGG ATCAAGAGGCCGTACTTCCACGTGAAAGCCCTGGAGAAGACGCAGCTGAACAATTGGCGCGAGTACCTGGACTTTGAGATGGAGAACGGCACCCCGGAGCGCGTGGTGGTTCTATTTGAACGCTGCCTCATCGCTTGTGCTCTCTATGAAGAGTTCTGGATCAAG TACGCCAAATACCTGGAGGCCTTCAGCACCGATGGAGTCCGGCACGTCTACAGGAAGGCCTGCACGGTCCATCTGCCCAGGAAGCCCGCCATCCACCTGCTGTGGGCTGGCTTCGAGGAGCAGCAGG GCAATGTCGAAGGCGCCAGTAACATCCTCAAAAATCTGGAGATGGTGGTGCCCACCTTGGCCATGGTGCGGCTGCGGCGAGTCAGCCTGGAGCGTCGGCGTGGAAAACTCGATGAGGCGGAGGCTCTGCTGAAAGAAGCGGTAGAGACATCCAAGACCGCCTCTGAGACATCCTTCTATGCTGTGAAGTTGGCGCGGCAGTTCCTCAAGGTGCAGAAGAGCCTGAGCAAGGCCAGGAAAGTGCTGCTGGATGCCATCGAGAGAGACCAG GCGTGTCCGAGGCTGTATCTCAACCTGCTGGAGCTAGAGTACAGCGGAGACGTGACACAGAACCAGGCTGAGATCTTGGATTGCTTCGACCGGGCCCTCAAGAGCCCCATGGAGATAGAGTCGCGTCTCCTCTTCGCTCAACGAAAAGTGGAATTCCTGGAGGACTTTGGCAACGACATCCATGC ACTGGTGGCTGCTTACGAGGAACACCAGAACCTGCAGAAGGAAGTCGACTTATCAAAGAGGAGTCCGGAGAATGGCTACGACAGCTCTCAGGAACCCGATGCTAAGAGGCAGCGCATGGACGATGCCTCTATGGCCGCCGTCGGAACAGACATGCAAGCCAACAGTGCGTACAATTACAACAACTGGTACCAG CAACAGTATGGTGCCTGGGGCCAAAACTCTTGGGGCCAGTACAACCAATATGCCCAGTATAACCAGTACTACCCTCCTCCTTCGACATGA
- the prpf39 gene encoding pre-mRNA-processing factor 39 isoform X3 has translation MEATGDHANPPLPPPPPPPPELGLVEKGVDQIQVANAPLYPDEQPPPPPLPPQPPEQPPESLEAQPHTQEVTNQDGTEVSQAADDGMELEDATKDVAQEASAAQETAAQDAAQEAAAQEAAYHREPELPSEFEKLLKGCEDNPEDFNGWVYLLQYVEQENILQAVRKAFDVFLLRYPYCYGYWKKYADIEKKHGHIHVAEEVYRRGLQAIPLSVDLWLHYMTYIKENSDTRDPETEGRIRAAYEHAVLAAGTDFRSDRLWESFIIWETEQGKLSNVTAIYDRVLGIPTQLYSQHLQKFKEHVQNNNPKHFLSEEEFVKFRLELSKANLTSMAREDGDTTAPQEQLPPGTEDLPDPAKRVTEIENMRHKAIEARQEVFNLNEHEVSKRWAFEEGIKRPYFHVKALEKTQLNNWREYLDFEMENGTPERVVVLFERCLIACALYEEFWIKYAKYLEAFSTDGVRHVYRKACTVHLPRKPAIHLLWAGFEEQQGNVEGASNILKNLEMVVPTLAMVRLRRVSLERRRGKLDEAEALLKEAVETSKTASETSFYAVKLARQFLKVQKSLSKARKVLLDAIERDQACPRLYLNLLELEYSGDVTQNQAEILDCFDRALKSPMEIESRLLFAQRKVEFLEDFGNDIHALVAAYEEHQNLQKEVDLSKRSPENGYDSSQEPDAKRQRMDDASMAAVGTDMQANSAYNYNNWYQQQYGAWGQNSWGQYNQYAQYNQYYPPPST, from the exons ATGGAAGCTACCG GAGACCACGCCAACCCGccattgccgccgccgccgcctcctcctccagaGCTGGGCCTTGTGGAGAAAGGTGTGGACCAGATTCAGGTCGCCAATGCGCCATTGTATCCAGATGAGCAACCACCCCCGCCGCCGCTTCCCCCGCAGCCCCCGGAACAGCCGCCGGAATCCCTGGAGGCTCAGCCGCACACCCAAGAAGTGACCAATCAAG ATGGCACTGAGGTGTCGCAAGCTGCTGATGATGGAATGGAGCTTGAGGATGCCACCAAAGATGTTGCTCAAGAAGCCTCCGCCGCCCAGGAAACAGCTGCCCAAGACGCTGCCCAGGAAGCCGCCGCCCAGGAAGCTGCCTATCATAGGGAGCCAGAGCTCCCCAGCGAGTTTGAAAAACTTCTGAAAGGATGTGAAGATAACCCAGAGGACTTCAATGGCTGGGTCTACCTGCTGCAGTATGTCGAGCAAGAG AATATCCTCCAAGCGGTGAGAAAAGCATTTGACGTTTTCCTCCTGCGCTATCCATACTGCTACGGGTACTGGAAGAAGTACGCCGACATAGAGAAAAAGCATGGCCACATACACGTGGCAGAGGAGGTGTACCGGCGAGGCTTGCAGGCCATCCCGCTCAGTGTGGACCTTTGGCTGCACTACATGACCTACATTAAGGAGAACTCTGACACGAGAGACCCAGAGACAGAGGGACGCATTCGAGC GGCTTACGAACATGCCGTGCTGGCGGCCGGTACAGACTTCCGCTCTGATCGCCTTTGGGAATCCTTCATCATCTGGGAGACGGAACAGGGAAAGCTTTCAAACGTCACTGCCATCTACGATCGCGTCCTGGGCATCCCCACGCAGCTCTACTCTCAGCACTTACAAAA GTTTAAAGAGCATGTGCAGAACAACAACCCCAAACATTTCCTGTCCGAGGAGGAGTTTGTCAAGTTCAGACTGGAGCTATCCAAAGCCAATCTGACCTCCATGGCGCGTGAAGACGGCGATACGACCGCACCCCAGGAGCAGCTGCCGCCCGGCACAGAGGATCTCCCTGATCCCGCCAAG AGAGTCACTGAGATCGAGAACATGCGCCACAAAGCCATCGAGGCCCGGCAGGAAGTGTTCAACCTCAACGAGCATGAAGTCAGCAAGCGCTGGGCCTTTGAGGAAGGG ATCAAGAGGCCGTACTTCCACGTGAAAGCCCTGGAGAAGACGCAGCTGAACAATTGGCGCGAGTACCTGGACTTTGAGATGGAGAACGGCACCCCGGAGCGCGTGGTGGTTCTATTTGAACGCTGCCTCATCGCTTGTGCTCTCTATGAAGAGTTCTGGATCAAG TACGCCAAATACCTGGAGGCCTTCAGCACCGATGGAGTCCGGCACGTCTACAGGAAGGCCTGCACGGTCCATCTGCCCAGGAAGCCCGCCATCCACCTGCTGTGGGCTGGCTTCGAGGAGCAGCAGG GCAATGTCGAAGGCGCCAGTAACATCCTCAAAAATCTGGAGATGGTGGTGCCCACCTTGGCCATGGTGCGGCTGCGGCGAGTCAGCCTGGAGCGTCGGCGTGGAAAACTCGATGAGGCGGAGGCTCTGCTGAAAGAAGCGGTAGAGACATCCAAGACCGCCTCTGAGACATCCTTCTATGCTGTGAAGTTGGCGCGGCAGTTCCTCAAGGTGCAGAAGAGCCTGAGCAAGGCCAGGAAAGTGCTGCTGGATGCCATCGAGAGAGACCAG GCGTGTCCGAGGCTGTATCTCAACCTGCTGGAGCTAGAGTACAGCGGAGACGTGACACAGAACCAGGCTGAGATCTTGGATTGCTTCGACCGGGCCCTCAAGAGCCCCATGGAGATAGAGTCGCGTCTCCTCTTCGCTCAACGAAAAGTGGAATTCCTGGAGGACTTTGGCAACGACATCCATGC ACTGGTGGCTGCTTACGAGGAACACCAGAACCTGCAGAAGGAAGTCGACTTATCAAAGAGGAGTCCGGAGAATGGCTACGACAGCTCTCAGGAACCCGATGCTAAGAGGCAGCGCATGGACGATGCCTCTATGGCCGCCGTCGGAACAGACATGCAAGCCAACAGTGCGTACAATTACAACAACTGGTACCAG CAACAGTATGGTGCCTGGGGCCAAAACTCTTGGGGCCAGTACAACCAATATGCCCAGTATAACCAGTACTACCCTCCTCCTTCGACATGA
- the prpf39 gene encoding pre-mRNA-processing factor 39 isoform X1, translated as MEATAGLQHQEEPITGMLESETHAMPSNGEAYPPALNQTADWTMEQAAPEPSIDSVSGAGDHANPPLPPPPPPPPELGLVEKGVDQIQVANAPLYPDEQPPPPPLPPQPPEQPPESLEAQPHTQEVTNQDGTEVSQAADDGMELEDATKDVAQEASAAQETAAQDAAQEAAAQEAAYHREPELPSEFEKLLKGCEDNPEDFNGWVYLLQYVEQENILQAVRKAFDVFLLRYPYCYGYWKKYADIEKKHGHIHVAEEVYRRGLQAIPLSVDLWLHYMTYIKENSDTRDPETEGRIRAAYEHAVLAAGTDFRSDRLWESFIIWETEQGKLSNVTAIYDRVLGIPTQLYSQHLQKFKEHVQNNNPKHFLSEEEFVKFRLELSKANLTSMAREDGDTTAPQEQLPPGTEDLPDPAKRVTEIENMRHKAIEARQEVFNLNEHEVSKRWAFEEGIKRPYFHVKALEKTQLNNWREYLDFEMENGTPERVVVLFERCLIACALYEEFWIKYAKYLEAFSTDGVRHVYRKACTVHLPRKPAIHLLWAGFEEQQGNVEGASNILKNLEMVVPTLAMVRLRRVSLERRRGKLDEAEALLKEAVETSKTASETSFYAVKLARQFLKVQKSLSKARKVLLDAIERDQACPRLYLNLLELEYSGDVTQNQAEILDCFDRALKSPMEIESRLLFAQRKVEFLEDFGNDIHALVAAYEEHQNLQKEVDLSKRSPENGYDSSQEPDAKRQRMDDASMAAVGTDMQANSAYNYNNWYQQQYGAWGQNSWGQYNQYAQYNQYYPPPST; from the exons ATGGAAGCTACCG CAGGCCTTCAACACCAAGAAGAGCCCATCACTGGAATGCTGGAATCAGAGACACATGCCATGCCGAGTAATGGAGAAGCATACCCTCCTGCTCTAAACCAAACCGCCGACTGGACCATGGAGCAAGCCGCTCCAGAGCCTAGCATAGATTCTGTTTCTGGGGCAGGAGACCACGCCAACCCGccattgccgccgccgccgcctcctcctccagaGCTGGGCCTTGTGGAGAAAGGTGTGGACCAGATTCAGGTCGCCAATGCGCCATTGTATCCAGATGAGCAACCACCCCCGCCGCCGCTTCCCCCGCAGCCCCCGGAACAGCCGCCGGAATCCCTGGAGGCTCAGCCGCACACCCAAGAAGTGACCAATCAAG ATGGCACTGAGGTGTCGCAAGCTGCTGATGATGGAATGGAGCTTGAGGATGCCACCAAAGATGTTGCTCAAGAAGCCTCCGCCGCCCAGGAAACAGCTGCCCAAGACGCTGCCCAGGAAGCCGCCGCCCAGGAAGCTGCCTATCATAGGGAGCCAGAGCTCCCCAGCGAGTTTGAAAAACTTCTGAAAGGATGTGAAGATAACCCAGAGGACTTCAATGGCTGGGTCTACCTGCTGCAGTATGTCGAGCAAGAG AATATCCTCCAAGCGGTGAGAAAAGCATTTGACGTTTTCCTCCTGCGCTATCCATACTGCTACGGGTACTGGAAGAAGTACGCCGACATAGAGAAAAAGCATGGCCACATACACGTGGCAGAGGAGGTGTACCGGCGAGGCTTGCAGGCCATCCCGCTCAGTGTGGACCTTTGGCTGCACTACATGACCTACATTAAGGAGAACTCTGACACGAGAGACCCAGAGACAGAGGGACGCATTCGAGC GGCTTACGAACATGCCGTGCTGGCGGCCGGTACAGACTTCCGCTCTGATCGCCTTTGGGAATCCTTCATCATCTGGGAGACGGAACAGGGAAAGCTTTCAAACGTCACTGCCATCTACGATCGCGTCCTGGGCATCCCCACGCAGCTCTACTCTCAGCACTTACAAAA GTTTAAAGAGCATGTGCAGAACAACAACCCCAAACATTTCCTGTCCGAGGAGGAGTTTGTCAAGTTCAGACTGGAGCTATCCAAAGCCAATCTGACCTCCATGGCGCGTGAAGACGGCGATACGACCGCACCCCAGGAGCAGCTGCCGCCCGGCACAGAGGATCTCCCTGATCCCGCCAAG AGAGTCACTGAGATCGAGAACATGCGCCACAAAGCCATCGAGGCCCGGCAGGAAGTGTTCAACCTCAACGAGCATGAAGTCAGCAAGCGCTGGGCCTTTGAGGAAGGG ATCAAGAGGCCGTACTTCCACGTGAAAGCCCTGGAGAAGACGCAGCTGAACAATTGGCGCGAGTACCTGGACTTTGAGATGGAGAACGGCACCCCGGAGCGCGTGGTGGTTCTATTTGAACGCTGCCTCATCGCTTGTGCTCTCTATGAAGAGTTCTGGATCAAG TACGCCAAATACCTGGAGGCCTTCAGCACCGATGGAGTCCGGCACGTCTACAGGAAGGCCTGCACGGTCCATCTGCCCAGGAAGCCCGCCATCCACCTGCTGTGGGCTGGCTTCGAGGAGCAGCAGG GCAATGTCGAAGGCGCCAGTAACATCCTCAAAAATCTGGAGATGGTGGTGCCCACCTTGGCCATGGTGCGGCTGCGGCGAGTCAGCCTGGAGCGTCGGCGTGGAAAACTCGATGAGGCGGAGGCTCTGCTGAAAGAAGCGGTAGAGACATCCAAGACCGCCTCTGAGACATCCTTCTATGCTGTGAAGTTGGCGCGGCAGTTCCTCAAGGTGCAGAAGAGCCTGAGCAAGGCCAGGAAAGTGCTGCTGGATGCCATCGAGAGAGACCAG GCGTGTCCGAGGCTGTATCTCAACCTGCTGGAGCTAGAGTACAGCGGAGACGTGACACAGAACCAGGCTGAGATCTTGGATTGCTTCGACCGGGCCCTCAAGAGCCCCATGGAGATAGAGTCGCGTCTCCTCTTCGCTCAACGAAAAGTGGAATTCCTGGAGGACTTTGGCAACGACATCCATGC ACTGGTGGCTGCTTACGAGGAACACCAGAACCTGCAGAAGGAAGTCGACTTATCAAAGAGGAGTCCGGAGAATGGCTACGACAGCTCTCAGGAACCCGATGCTAAGAGGCAGCGCATGGACGATGCCTCTATGGCCGCCGTCGGAACAGACATGCAAGCCAACAGTGCGTACAATTACAACAACTGGTACCAG CAACAGTATGGTGCCTGGGGCCAAAACTCTTGGGGCCAGTACAACCAATATGCCCAGTATAACCAGTACTACCCTCCTCCTTCGACATGA
- the fkbp3 gene encoding peptidyl-prolyl cis-trans isomerase FKBP3, producing MADEPAREWSDEQLKSDDLPKKDLINFIQDNAAHSFLIEHKLLGNIKNVAKTANKDQLIAAYIELFANKRFKGTEPVEEVTKQVKAVKIDEKPKEVKAEVADEGPPKFTKSTLKKGDKTNFPKKGNTVSCWYTGTLEDGTVFDTNIPSVARKKKQTKPLSFKVGLGKVIRGWDEGLLTMSRGETARLEIEPEWAYGKKGRPDSKIPPNAKLIFEVELVAVD from the exons ATGGCGGACGAGCCAGCGCGAGAGTGGAGCGACGAGCAGCTGAAAAGTGACGATTTGCCCAAAAAAGACCTGATCAACTTTATTCAGGACAATGCAGCACACTCG TTTCTCATCGAGCACAAACTGCTGGGAAATATAAAAAACGTGGCCAAAACTGCAAACAAGGATCAGCTCATCGCCGCCTACATCGAGTTATTTGCCAATAAA AGGTTTAAAGGCACAGAGCCGGTGGAAGAAGTGACGAAACAGGTCAAAGCCGTCAAAATAGATGAGAAGCCCAAAGAGGTCAAGGCAGAAGTTGCAGATGAG GGTCCACCCAAGTTTACTAAATCAACGCTAAAGAAAGGCGACAAGACTAACTTTCCTAAAAAAGGCAACACTGTGAGCTGCTGGTACACGGGCACGCTGGAGGATGGCACGGTCTTTGACACTAACATCCCATCAG TGGcaagaaagaaaaagcaaaccAAGCCGCTGAGCTTCAAAGTGGGCCTGGGCAAAGTCATCCGAGGG TGGGACGAGGGCTTGTTGACCATGAGCAGGGGTGAGACAGCCCGTCTGGAGATCGAACCTGAGTGGGCGTACGGAAAGAAGGGCCGCCCTGACTCCAA AATTCCACCTAATGCTAAACTGATCTTTGAGGTGGAGCTGGTGGCTGTGGATTAA